TGTGGGTTGGTTCTGCCCAATCGTCTTCTTGCAAAATAAACTCAGCCAAATCAGTTTCCATCAGCTGGGTGCCAGGAATCTTCAACAAATCTTTGTCCAAATTGATTTCGGTGGTGACCATCGACTTGGACTTCACAATCTTCTTGGCCTGCTTCTTCTTGGCAAGGTTCGTGATGTAAGCCGCGGCTTCTTTGTCCGTTTTGGCAAAGTAAACGTGCCCGCCGCGTTTTTCAACGTTATCGCTAAATTCTTCTAAATAATCCGGTAAGTATTTGATCACATGCTGGCGGATCTGTTCGCCAAGATCGCGCCATTGCGGCCAGTTGCCAAGTTCGTGACGTGACGCCTCGCGTTTATCCCACTGGGCGTCTTGTGCTTTGGCAACACTTGCCTGCATGAACTTGTCCTGTTCGGATTCTTTCACCCGCTCCAAGAATGGTTTATCACTGGTGACGATACTCATAGGCGCACCTCCTGTTCTACCGGCAGTGGATCATGGAATTTGATCCGTTTCGGGTCAACATTGTGGTTGAGCACTTCAGCAATGTGCATGATCTTAATTTTTTCCTGACGGCGAGAGAAGCGACCGGAAATATTCATCAAGCAGGCTGGATCAGCCGAAATCAGGACTTTGGCCCCAGTACTCAGCACATCGTCGACTTTTTCATCCACCATCTGCTTGGAAATCTCCGGCTCTTTAGCGGAAAACATGCCGCCGAAGCCGCAGCAGTTTTCGATATGTGGGAGTGGTTCCATTTGCAGATCCTTCACATGATCAAGCAAAGCGAATGGTGCTGTCCGCTCACCCAACAACCGGGTCATGTGGCAAGAGCGATGATAGGTAGCTTTGGCATCGAGTTCAGCGCCTGCATCAATCACATTCAAAACCCGATACAGAAACTGGGAGAATTCAAATGTTTTGTCGGCGACTTCCTTCGCCTTTTCAGCATATTCCGGATCATCTTTAAGTAAAACGCGGTATTCGCGCAGCATATTTACGCAAGAACCAGCTGGCCCGACGATGTAATCGGCGTCAACTGACAGCAACGCATCGATCTCATTACGAAAGACCTTCTGCGTAGCTTTCACGTAACCTGAATTATATGTCGGTTGGCCGCAACAAATCTGCTTAACCGGCATGAAGGTTTCACAGCCAAAGCGTTCCAATACTTCGACCATTGCTGCCCCAACGTTCGGGAAGAAAAGATCTACGATACAGGTGGAGAAAATGACAACTTTCATGGCGCACCTCCTATATTAAAACGATTCCAATTTAAATATACACCTCCAAACATGATTACGGTACTGAAAGCGTTTATAAAAAAATAATTTACTTCTTTTTGAAATCGTTATACTAACCAGCAGCGACCAGCCAATGAGTTCACTTTGAAAAAGCACTGTTTATGCTAGCTTTTGATACTAGTGTTAAGCATATTGTTTCGTAAGCGCGATGCTGCCCGCCTGAATCACGCTGACAACTTGGCATAACTGCCACTAGCATCCACAATTAGGCTGTCACCAAAACCAACGACATCTTGTGGCTCTTTTGCTGCTTTATTAACTAAAAAAATCAACTTTTCAAAGCGGTCTATACCCCCTCTCTCCCTTGACTTAACGCTGTTTCGCGCGGTTTCACAGCCTTGATTTTTAGGCTAAAAAGACTATGGTAAAGGTGGAGTTAGGAAACCCTAAATAATAATGGAGGCGTGTTTATGCGTAAGCGATATAGGGCAACGTTACAGGCGCTTAATGATGATTGTATCGGTCGGAAAGCACACGGGTTTGCGAATCTTGAAGTCACGGATGATGATGCCCTGCAAATTCGCATTGAGATGTTTAATACGCCAGCAGATATGACGCATATGGCCGTTTTGGAAGGTTCCGTTACGAAAGCGCCAGTCGCGGTTGCGACAGCCGCGCAAGACGTGAACCATGATGGTGTCGTTGACGAGGAAGAAGCAGAGAAGGTTTCCGGTAAAGTGTTTGTGCCACTCGATAATGCTCCTGAAAAGCTGAATCTCATCGGTGGTAAATATCCAGAAGCCGACGACAATGGCTTTTACATTTACCAGCAGCGAGTTGTCATGTCAGACTTGCGGGAACAGTTGCTCAAACGTTACGGCACGGATGTCTTCAATCTTGATAATGCGGTCATGTATGTTGACGGCGTCCAAAGCGATGTCCTGTTGCCGAAAACAGTGATGAGCGATTTGGACAAAGAGAAACCTTATCTCACCTTGCCGATTGCCGTTGGTAAGTTGCGTAAGGTGATGGGTTGATCATTGTTCCCCAATATGGATTCGTGAAAAGATTGGGCTAAACAATTCTCTGTCGTGCCAAGCTCTGTAGTCGTAGACTTTGATCTTTCAAGTCTAAAAGGCACTGTGACGTGGGCAAAAATTCTTTGTTTCGGTAATTGCAAATTTTGTCCTGACCTGTTCACTGTTTCTTGTTAGCGTTACACCATTCAAAAAAGCCGATCATCATCTGACCGGCTTTTCGTTTGTCATTTTTGTGTTGCGCCCATGATTAAACAGTTGGCGCGGTTGTCATTTCTGCCATCCGCTGATAAACAGCGACAACCTCACCGGCCAAATCGCGGAAAGTGATGGCATTCATGAGATGATCCTGCGCGTGGACCATCAGCAGTGACACCTCGGCGTGATTGCCACTGGCTTCGGCGGTCAGCAGCTCTGTTTGCGCATTATGCGCTGACACTAATGCATCATCAGCTTCTTTTAATTGCACAGTTGCTTCAGGAAAGTCACCGGCTTTGGCAGCTTGAATCGCGGTGAAGGCCGCACTCTTGGCATTGCCGCCTGCTATAATCAAGCCCATGATCGTTTGTTCATTCACTTGCGTCATCGCGTTTTCTCCTTTGTCATGATCAGTTTCTGTTAACTCATCGGCGGTTTGTGGCTCTAACTTTTAACATGCTTTAACATGAACGTCCGCCATGGTTTCAGCAACGGCAATAAGTCGAGATCTGAGTCGGTTAATTGACCAATTTTATTGCGTCGGCCATCATTTGCCAGTTCACGCAGGACAATTTGCAGTTCTCCGGCATAGCGGGCATACGTCTCATTCACCACGACAACATCGCCACGGTGTAACGTGCCAGTTGCATCATGCGCCGGAATCGCCTGTCCTGCATAGCGAACGCGCGGTTGGGTGTCGCGAACCAGATAATCTGAGGCGTCACCACGATATAAATGCGCCTCACTGAATGCAATCTTGGTTTCCAATTCAGAAATGGCCGCCGTTGGATGCACGCGCAATGCCGGATACGGACAGAAGAAGGCCAGTGCCGCGGCGTGCAAATCAGCCTCGCTCGCCATCGCATTGCCGATTAACACATCGTCAATCACCTCGGTCAGTCGCAAATGGTGCACCTGACTGGCAATGGCCCGATCGCGATCACTTTCCAGTGTCGGCAAGCCTTCGCTGATCGGCCACGGCCCATGATCAGCACTTGGCGCAGTCACAAATGCCGCAGTGCGAATGCCATAATGTCGAAACTTCTGCGAGTAGGCCACAAACCGCTCATCACCCAAACCAGTATATTGCTGCGGGTAAAAATTGTGGCAGCCTAACAAGTTATCTAGACGTGGTCCAAACGGCATGATGGCATCAACATAATTCGTGCCAGCACTCATATTGATCTCAATTTTCAAGCCATACTGGTTATGCGTCATCAACGCCTCTTCTTGCCCAGTAAATCCCTCGTCAAGCCGCAAGCCCCAGACGCCCAGTTCGTGAAAGAAACTCAGA
This genomic window from Lacticaseibacillus paracasei subsp. paracasei contains:
- a CDS encoding (Fe-S)-binding protein is translated as MKVVIFSTCIVDLFFPNVGAAMVEVLERFGCETFMPVKQICCGQPTYNSGYVKATQKVFRNEIDALLSVDADYIVGPAGSCVNMLREYRVLLKDDPEYAEKAKEVADKTFEFSQFLYRVLNVIDAGAELDAKATYHRSCHMTRLLGERTAPFALLDHVKDLQMEPLPHIENCCGFGGMFSAKEPEISKQMVDEKVDDVLSTGAKVLISADPACLMNISGRFSRRQEKIKIMHIAEVLNHNVDPKRIKFHDPLPVEQEVRL
- a CDS encoding PTS lactose/cellobiose transporter subunit IIA, translating into MTQVNEQTIMGLIIAGGNAKSAAFTAIQAAKAGDFPEATVQLKEADDALVSAHNAQTELLTAEASGNHAEVSLLMVHAQDHLMNAITFRDLAGEVVAVYQRMAEMTTAPTV
- a CDS encoding DUF871 domain-containing protein codes for the protein MGQIGISLYPEQTTVAKATAYLEMAHQLGYRRLFTSLLQLSGEKGRDQLAIFKAVVAKATQLGFKTIVDIAPPLFSELEIDYHDLSFFHELGVWGLRLDEGFTGQEEALMTHNQYGLKIEINMSAGTNYVDAIMPFGPRLDNLLGCHNFYPQQYTGLGDERFVAYSQKFRHYGIRTAAFVTAPSADHGPWPISEGLPTLESDRDRAIASQVHHLRLTEVIDDVLIGNAMASEADLHAAALAFFCPYPALRVHPTAAISELETKIAFSEAHLYRGDASDYLVRDTQPRVRYAGQAIPAHDATGTLHRGDVVVVNETYARYAGELQIVLRELANDGRRNKIGQLTDSDLDLLPLLKPWRTFMLKHVKS